Proteins encoded within one genomic window of Streptomyces profundus:
- a CDS encoding PadR family transcriptional regulator produces the protein MRRHLVPQQFDGAGRSQIWLARPRRSTLHPVVKFDYSGGRGAMKPVRLLVLGALRRGGRAHGYQIRADLESWGAHEWSTATSGSVYHALRSMAGQGLLAATSDADPSVAGGPPRIEYELTEKGEQEYLSLLRRALADREPRLDVLCAAVGLIEDLPRGQALQVLRTRADAMRDWRTSITAHLPADTELAAWGPVGEVISLWLATADAGARWTGRLIHRLEEGAFSMAGEPGSPTRRPAQPAA, from the coding sequence ATGCGGCGGCACTTGGTACCCCAACAGTTTGATGGAGCTGGGCGTAGCCAAATTTGGCTAGCGCGCCCGAGGCGGAGTACGCTTCACCCAGTAGTCAAATTTGACTATTCAGGCGGACGGGGCGCGATGAAGCCGGTACGACTTCTGGTCCTGGGAGCCCTACGCAGGGGCGGTCGCGCACACGGCTATCAGATTCGCGCGGATCTGGAGTCCTGGGGCGCGCACGAGTGGTCCACCGCCACATCGGGTTCGGTGTATCACGCGCTCAGGAGCATGGCCGGACAGGGCCTGCTGGCGGCGACGTCCGATGCGGATCCCTCGGTCGCCGGCGGCCCGCCGAGGATCGAGTACGAGCTCACGGAAAAGGGCGAGCAGGAGTACCTCAGCCTCCTGCGTCGGGCCTTGGCCGACCGCGAGCCGAGGCTGGACGTCCTGTGTGCCGCGGTGGGCCTCATCGAGGACCTGCCCCGGGGGCAGGCCCTACAGGTCCTGCGCACCCGAGCCGACGCGATGCGCGACTGGCGCACCAGCATCACCGCACACCTGCCCGCGGACACGGAGCTGGCCGCCTGGGGCCCGGTGGGCGAGGTCATCTCGCTGTGGCTGGCGACCGCCGATGCCGGCGCCCGGTGGACCGGGCGGCTGATCCACCGTCTGGAAGAGGGCGCGTTCAGCATGGCCGGCGAGCCTGGCTCCCCCACCCGCCGCCCCGCACAGCCGGCCGCGTAG
- a CDS encoding VOC family protein — translation MAHEITVPLLPCGSIDEIVEFYTMLGFTQTYYQVRPYPCVGLRREDLQLQFFGLPDFRPEDSYGSCVVIVPDTQQLFEAFAAGMRAVHGKLLVSGIPRMTRPRKRKNADNYSGFTVIDPGGNWIRIFRSPGTGGIGAPAVGKLARALENAVVLGDSKGDNQQAAKILDATLAREQDCAPAAELVEALAYRAELAIRADDTTAAVDALTRARAVPLTEAERGELATHLAGLEDLEAVVGLAP, via the coding sequence ATGGCCCACGAGATAACCGTCCCGCTGCTTCCGTGCGGATCCATCGACGAGATCGTCGAGTTCTACACCATGCTCGGCTTCACCCAGACCTACTACCAGGTCCGCCCGTACCCGTGCGTGGGCCTGCGGCGAGAAGACCTCCAGTTGCAGTTCTTCGGCCTGCCGGACTTCAGGCCCGAGGACTCCTACGGCAGTTGTGTGGTCATCGTGCCGGACACCCAACAGCTCTTCGAGGCGTTCGCCGCGGGCATGCGCGCGGTCCATGGCAAGCTCCTGGTCTCCGGGATCCCGCGGATGACCCGCCCGCGGAAACGCAAGAACGCCGACAACTACTCCGGGTTCACGGTCATCGACCCCGGCGGGAACTGGATCCGGATCTTCCGGTCCCCGGGTACCGGCGGCATCGGTGCGCCCGCGGTCGGCAAGCTGGCCAGGGCGCTGGAGAACGCCGTCGTGCTCGGCGACTCCAAGGGCGACAATCAGCAGGCGGCGAAGATCCTGGACGCCACGCTGGCCCGGGAGCAGGATTGCGCACCGGCCGCCGAACTGGTCGAGGCGTTGGCCTACCGCGCCGAACTCGCCATCCGCGCCGACGACACCACCGCCGCGGTCGACGCCCTCACCCGCGCCCGCGCCGTCCCCCTCACCGAAGCCGAACGCGGCGAACTCGCCACACACTTGGCCGGCCTCGAAGACCTGGAGGCCGTCGTCGGACTCGCGCCCTAG
- a CDS encoding TetR/AcrR family transcriptional regulator, which produces MTFQRARTEEQREIRRRAILDAASAMLDEMPVAAVTLNELSRRVGLAKPNVLRYFESREAVLLELLDHFLREWLTELAGELAGIDEDLPMTERAAAVAETLSRSLSDRMVMCDLFGAQSGVLEHNVSVEVVARYKRASLERLTTMTALLRKHLPELGENATLFSLQTMLTAGALPAYGTPPPSLRAAYQAEPDLARFHLELEDYLRQALTATLLGVLPRS; this is translated from the coding sequence GTGACTTTCCAGCGGGCGCGAACCGAAGAGCAGCGCGAGATCCGCAGAAGGGCGATCCTCGACGCGGCGTCGGCGATGCTCGACGAGATGCCCGTGGCCGCGGTCACCCTGAACGAGCTCAGCCGCCGGGTGGGCCTGGCGAAGCCGAACGTGCTGCGCTATTTCGAGTCCCGCGAGGCGGTGCTGCTGGAACTGCTGGACCACTTCCTGCGGGAGTGGTTGACGGAACTGGCAGGCGAGTTGGCCGGCATCGACGAAGACCTGCCCATGACCGAGCGCGCGGCAGCGGTGGCCGAGACCCTCAGCCGCTCACTCTCCGACCGAATGGTGATGTGCGACCTCTTCGGCGCACAGAGCGGCGTCCTGGAACACAACGTCTCCGTCGAGGTCGTCGCACGCTACAAGCGCGCCTCCCTGGAGCGTCTGACGACCATGACCGCCCTGCTCCGGAAGCACCTGCCGGAGCTGGGCGAGAACGCGACACTGTTCAGCCTTCAGACCATGCTCACGGCCGGCGCACTGCCGGCGTACGGCACTCCCCCGCCCAGCCTGCGGGCGGCCTACCAGGCCGAGCCCGACCTGGCCCGCTTCCACCTGGAGCTGGAGGACTACTTGCGGCAGGCCCTGACCGCGACCCTCCTGGGCGTGCTGCCCCGTAGCTGA
- a CDS encoding PepSY-associated TM helix domain-containing protein, with protein sequence MATEPETREDDESRTADAGPEPPRSKRTSPRPLLLRLHFYAGLLVAPFLFVAAFSGMLYAASIQVEKFVYDHELNVPVGEEHLPIDEQIAAARAEFPERTVNAVRPASEEGTTTRVLLDAPELGPSQQLAIFVDPYTAEVRGDLAAYGSSSALPFRWWIDELHRNLHLGEFGRHYSELAASWLGVIALVGIVLWIGQRRTRRRVRRTLLPERGLKGRRATLTWHGTIGLWVALVLCFLSVTGLTWSQHAGEHITQLRGEMSWQTPAVDTSPPGAGDSSGHSTHGGRDDGEDHGDHGEHSEHGDHSEHGAHGQDEAHSQEITAGQALESGRSVGLRDPVEIVYPTEPGAAFAVKEVQAQWPTQVDAVAVDPTTGEITDTVRFDDYSVVAKLARWGVDGHMGLLFGLPNQLVLIGVALSLMTLIVLGYRMWWLRRPTRGGALTWGRPPRRGAWRGAPWAVLLPLLAVAAVLGWYVPLLGLSLLAFLTVDAALGLLHHRRGAARKPAPAEAGESATAEGERPGGP encoded by the coding sequence ATGGCGACCGAACCCGAGACGCGCGAGGATGACGAGAGCCGTACGGCCGACGCCGGCCCGGAGCCACCCCGCTCCAAGCGAACGTCCCCGCGCCCCCTCCTGCTGCGACTGCACTTCTACGCGGGGCTCCTGGTGGCCCCCTTCCTGTTTGTCGCGGCGTTCTCCGGGATGCTCTACGCCGCCTCCATCCAGGTCGAGAAGTTCGTCTACGACCACGAACTGAACGTTCCGGTCGGCGAGGAGCACCTCCCGATCGACGAACAGATAGCGGCGGCACGAGCCGAGTTCCCGGAGCGGACCGTCAACGCGGTGCGCCCGGCGTCCGAAGAGGGGACAACGACCCGCGTGCTGCTGGACGCCCCGGAGTTGGGTCCCAGCCAGCAACTCGCCATCTTCGTCGACCCCTACACAGCCGAGGTCAGGGGCGATCTGGCGGCCTACGGGTCCTCCAGCGCTCTTCCGTTCCGCTGGTGGATCGACGAACTCCACCGCAACCTGCACCTGGGCGAGTTCGGCCGCCACTACAGCGAACTCGCCGCCAGTTGGCTGGGCGTGATAGCTCTGGTCGGAATCGTGCTGTGGATCGGTCAACGCCGCACCCGGCGCAGGGTACGCCGAACGCTGCTACCCGAACGCGGACTCAAGGGGCGCAGGGCAACGCTCACCTGGCACGGCACGATCGGCCTGTGGGTCGCACTCGTCCTGTGCTTCCTCTCCGTCACGGGGCTGACCTGGTCCCAGCACGCCGGCGAACACATCACCCAACTCCGCGGTGAGATGTCCTGGCAGACCCCGGCCGTCGACACCTCCCCGCCCGGTGCCGGCGACAGCTCCGGCCACTCCACCCACGGCGGCCGGGACGACGGCGAGGACCACGGGGACCACGGCGAGCACTCCGAGCACGGGGACCACTCCGAGCACGGCGCGCACGGGCAGGACGAGGCGCACAGCCAGGAGATCACCGCGGGCCAGGCGCTGGAGAGTGGCCGGTCCGTCGGGCTGCGCGACCCCGTCGAGATCGTCTACCCGACCGAACCGGGCGCCGCCTTCGCCGTCAAGGAGGTCCAGGCCCAGTGGCCCACACAGGTGGACGCTGTCGCCGTCGACCCCACCACCGGCGAGATCACCGACACCGTCCGCTTCGACGACTACAGCGTCGTCGCCAAGCTCGCCCGCTGGGGCGTCGATGGGCACATGGGCCTGCTCTTCGGCCTTCCCAACCAGTTGGTGCTGATCGGCGTCGCGCTCTCCCTGATGACCCTGATCGTGCTGGGCTACCGCATGTGGTGGCTGCGCCGCCCCACCCGTGGCGGCGCCCTGACCTGGGGACGTCCACCCCGACGCGGGGCCTGGCGCGGTGCGCCATGGGCCGTGTTGCTTCCGCTGCTCGCGGTCGCCGCCGTGCTCGGCTGGTACGTTCCGCTGCTCGGCCTCTCGCTGCTGGCGTTCCTGACCGTCGACGCCGCCCTCGGGCTACTCCACCACCGCCGGGGAGCCGCCAGGAAGCCGGCGCCGGCCGAGGCCGGGGAATCGGCCACTGCGGAAGGGGAACGCCCCGGCGGACCATAG